A stretch of Haloprofundus halophilus DNA encodes these proteins:
- a CDS encoding SDR family NAD(P)-dependent oxidoreductase, whose amino-acid sequence MQLNGQTALVTGAASGIGRATASRLAEAGAHVVVTDVDSRGGEETVDRIESDGGSAAFHELDVRDREAFVSVVEAVDEESGLDVLVNNAGVGHVPKPVEDLTEAEREFVFDVNVTGVWNGCAAALPTMKARESGAIVNVASLAGVIGSPHLGAYSLSKGAVVNFTRTVAVEAGPHGVRANAVCPGFVEGGLGEQYFDSFDDPEAARERSRRGYALRRLGELDEVADAIAFLASDQASFVTGESLMVDGGFSIQ is encoded by the coding sequence GTGCAATTGAACGGACAGACGGCACTCGTCACCGGCGCGGCATCGGGAATCGGCAGAGCCACCGCTTCGAGACTCGCGGAGGCGGGCGCGCACGTCGTCGTCACCGACGTCGACAGCCGCGGCGGCGAGGAGACGGTCGACCGAATCGAGAGCGACGGCGGGAGTGCGGCGTTTCACGAACTCGACGTGCGCGACCGCGAAGCGTTCGTCTCCGTGGTCGAAGCCGTCGACGAGGAGTCCGGTCTCGACGTGCTCGTCAACAACGCCGGCGTCGGTCACGTCCCGAAACCGGTCGAAGACCTCACCGAAGCCGAGCGCGAGTTCGTCTTCGACGTGAACGTCACCGGCGTCTGGAACGGTTGTGCCGCCGCCTTGCCGACGATGAAGGCCCGCGAGTCGGGCGCTATCGTCAACGTCGCGTCGCTCGCGGGCGTCATCGGGTCGCCGCACCTCGGCGCGTACTCGCTGTCGAAAGGCGCGGTCGTCAACTTCACTCGCACCGTCGCCGTCGAGGCAGGTCCCCACGGCGTCCGCGCGAACGCCGTCTGTCCGGGATTCGTCGAAGGCGGCCTCGGCGAGCAGTATTTCGACTCCTTCGACGACCCCGAAGCGGCGCGCGAACGCTCCCGGCGGGGCTACGCGCTCCGCCGCCTCGGCGAACTCGACGAAGTCGCCGACGCCATCGCCTTCCTCGCCAGCGACCAAGCCTCCTTCGTCACCGGCGAGTCGCTGATGGTCGACGGCGGCTTCTCGATTCAGTGA